In Halobacterium noricense, the genomic stretch TGTCGAGGTTGGGGTAGAGCCGGCCGTGGTGGACTTCGGACTCGTAGTACTCTTCGAGTTCGTCTTTCACGGCGAGGCCGTGCGGTTCGTCCAGACCAGCGACCACATACAGGAGGTCTCGCTGGAAGCCGGTGAGATCGTACATAGTTTGGCTGAAACTGCCAAACTGTATAATTCTTGTTAATGGCGATCGCGATACGAACCCAGCGAATGGACATTCTACTGGCAGTGTCGCTGCTCATAGCCCACGGATAGACCCGAGTACGTTCTTCGCGGGGCACCGTCACCCCACACCTCCTTAGATGTTGACTGGTTCTGTTCTAGGTTATTTTTTGAAATACTAGGAGAAAATATATACCACCTCCCTCTGTCACTTTTCGACTGCGTGTTGACAAGTAGCACACCAGAGCGCCCCCGGTAACGTCCCCAAAGAGCAGACTACTGCATCATGGCCCGATACGTCCCCTCCAAATCCACTGCCAGTGACGCCGACGCACCATCAGTCAGCCACCTCCCGCGCAAGGTCGCTACCACCATCGTCCTCGTCAGCTTACTCATGGTCCAGCCGGCGGCCGCCCAGAGTAGCGCGGTCTGTAGCGCGGACAACCTCCCGAGCATGATTGAGGGGTTCTTCCAGCTGACGACCGCGCTGGGCATCGTCGGCCTCGCCGTCGTCTGGCAGGCCGACTCACTCATCGAGATGTTCACGCTCAGCCCGGAGCGCAAGAAGGGGTTGAAGCGGCACAAGCGCTCGGCGATGAAGTCGGCGGTCGTCCTCGTCGTGCTCGGCCCGCTGTACACGGTCGCCGGCTCGATGATGAACCTGCCACTCGCGACGTGCGTCGATCTCGTCCCCTGGTAGCGTTCTGTTCATGCACTACCGAGCGCGCGTTGTCGTGGCTGCGCTGGTCGTCGCTGGCGGCATCACCAGCGTCGTTGCTGCTACCCCACCACGGCCGGGGACCGAAGCCAACGGGCTCACCGAGAACGAATCTGCGACGCTGTGGTCGCGGGACACTGACGACTACATCAACCAGACGACGTACCGCGAGCGATACGGCGAGAACCGGACGGCCGTCCAGCAGGTTGCGAACGGGACGGACGTCACGTTCACGCGGCCGCCCGCAACCGCCGCCACGTGGACACGCAACGACTTCCAGGATCTCGATGCGGGCGGCTCGAACACGTCCGTGCATCCACCACACGCGAACCTCACGGATAGCGTCTTCATCGAGAACGCCCACGCCACAGTGTTCGCGGTGCAGCCGTCGACGCGCGCCCACCTCGCTGCGGGGACGAGGCCACTGTATATTGCACCGAACGGCACCCTCCGTGGGTTCGTGGATTATCGCGTCCGCCTCCCGGAGGGGAATGCGACGAGTGAGTGGTCGCTCGTTGACCATTCGGTCGACACCGTCCGGCTGCAGGCAGACGGGGTGCCGCTTGCCGAACAGAATGGCTCCCACACGCCCGTCCTCGACTATCAGACGACCCGAAATGGGAGTGCGACGCTCTCGTTTACCGCCGAAATCGACGTTCGCGTGCGGCAGACGACGCGCATCGATCACGGGAACACGACCAGCGTGGATATCACCTTTCACGCGGACTCGGTGACCGTCTCGGATACGCTCGATGTCGCGTTCTACAACCTGTCGGCGACCGCCCACTACGCGTCGTATCCGAACGGCGACGCTGGCGTCGCGGTCTTCCAGTCGCGGCCGTGGCAGGGCTTCACGCTTCCCGAGCGCGGCGCGCGAGTCCGTGGCATTTGGCGGTTCTACACCGCCCGCAATTCGGACTGGGAGACGCTCATCACTACGAACGCGACGGGGCAGTCGGTAGTCGAGTCACCCGCGCTCCCGGTGGGCGTGCACGCCTACCCGTCCCAGATTGGGCCACGTGACGAACCCGTCCGAGGTGGCCCCGAGTTGCTCTCGACGTGGGGTGGCGACCAAGCAACACCCGCGGGGACGATTGGGGAGAACGTCTCCATCGACGTCGTGAACCAGTCCTACCAAGCGACGTACGGGGTCGCTGCCCGGACAGACAGTCTTGAGCGGGAGTCACTCCACGTTGCAGGAATCGTCCGTGGCGTCAACGAGACCGTCAAGCCGGCAGCTGGCGCTGACCGCCAGCTTCGTCGGAGCAATCTCTCCGTTGACGTCGTTCGCCAGAATCAGACGGCAGCCGTGCTCCGTGTCGAACTCCGCGATTCGCGTACTGGTGCGCCGATTCAGTTGGCGGACCGTGACCGCCTGCATCTGATTGGTGGCGAGACGCGAACCGGCGCGATTACCATCAACGGCCAGCGTGTCGAAACGAATCGTTCTGGCGTTGCGACCGTCACTGTCGACAACCCCGGCGTATATACGGCGCGCTACCAGCCTGGCTCATGGCTCAGCCACAACCCTGCGTACGTTCCCGCGACGGCGACGGCGCGCTGGCATCCACTCACCACGATTCAGGGCTGGTTCGCGCTCCTCGTCGAGGTTGGCTGGCAGCTCCTCCCGTTCGTTGTCGTGTTCTACGCCGGCACGCGGCTCCTCCGACTGCTCGGCTTCACCACCCGCTTCCAGTAATCATGACCAGACACCTCCAAGACCTTGATCGGCGGACCGCCCTCCGAACAGTTGCTAGTGCTGCGCTTGCCGGTATCGCTGGCTGCCTCTCTCAAGACTCGTCTCCCGGTAATGGATCGAGTGCTGTCGACGGGCCGCTCCAGCAAGTCACGGTCGACGGCACCGCGGTCGTCGTCGGCCTTGCCTCGGAGGCGGACGTGGATCGAATCAATCTCATCCAGCCAAACGGCGAACTCTTCGCCCAACAAGCGGTCGCGGCTGGTGTCCAGCAAGTCTCGTTCGAGATTGGGGCGACCTACCCACCAGGTGAGTACGACATCGTTGCCCTCCAAGGCGAGGAGACTGTCACCGAGCACTCGTTCCAACTCCAGCCGGAGATTCATATTCGGGCTGTCGGTCTCTTCCGAAACCATCCGGAGAAGCCCTGGGACGAGGTGTACGGTGAGTCTGAGACAGATCGGCTGAAGAACGGGGAGGCATTCGTCACAGTCGAAAATACCGGGACTGGCCCTGAAGCAGTAGTTGAGTTAATATTCTTAGGCGACGTCCCGAATCCACTTGAGAACCCTCGCGGTAATGGGATGTACGAAACTGAACGGGTTGTTGTTCCTCCGGGAGAAACAGTCGACCTGTTTAGCGGTTCATTCCCGTTCGGTTCGGAGTCAGAGTCAGGAATGGGTTGTTCTCCCAGCGGAAATAGCGGGCAATTCACGGTGACTGTCAAGACCCAGCACAGTGATGGCCCAGCTTCAAACACGTTCGATGTGCAATACTCTGGCTCTAATGATATGGTTGACTGCGAGGTTTCGATCACGGAGGCCTGACCATGGTTGACCTCATAGATGTCGTACTTGAAGGATTCAAGGCGGTCGTTGATTGGCTCATCAGCTTATTCATGGAGGGGCTTCAGTCTCGGTATCGGAACTTGACTGAGGAGATATTCGGGACACCGACCCCAGAGACAGATGGAGCGTTCATATTTGGTGAAGCAACCAACGCCCCCTGGCAAACGATTCAGGACGGGCTTATTGGTGGTGAAATAATGTTGATATCCCTTCTTCTTCTCGTGATGAGTGTTCAGGGGCGACACACTATCCGAATCTTCAATATCGGAAGTGCATACGAGGCCAGGAAAACCAAGAAGACCGCGTGG encodes the following:
- a CDS encoding COG1361 family protein, encoding MTRHLQDLDRRTALRTVASAALAGIAGCLSQDSSPGNGSSAVDGPLQQVTVDGTAVVVGLASEADVDRINLIQPNGELFAQQAVAAGVQQVSFEIGATYPPGEYDIVALQGEETVTEHSFQLQPEIHIRAVGLFRNHPEKPWDEVYGESETDRLKNGEAFVTVENTGTGPEAVVELIFLGDVPNPLENPRGNGMYETERVVVPPGETVDLFSGSFPFGSESESGMGCSPSGNSGQFTVTVKTQHSDGPASNTFDVQYSGSNDMVDCEVSITEA
- a CDS encoding PadR family transcriptional regulator translates to MYDLTGFQRDLLYVVAGLDEPHGLAVKDELEEYYESEVHHGRLYPNLDTLVDKGLIDKGELDQRTNYYTITDRGRREIAARREWEQQYVDLEEEAE